cttatagtgtattttgtcattttgtgtaaaataaacttatttgtgggtgaaaatgtatgaaaaaaacttattttttctgaacttatcttaacttcaattatttgaacttatatgaacttaactgatttttcctgaacttattttgtataGAATAAGTCAAATAAGTTGAACTGAACATAGTCTAAGAATTTAACTATTCTGCTCACAAGTGCAACTATTTGTATTACACGAAGTAACCATTTGTGGAATATTACATTTCATAACTAATTTAGATAATAATTTAATGTACTATTTGGCTCATAAGTCAGAGTCTTTGTATTGCTTTAACTAATTTGTATAAGAAATTAACTATTCGACTTATAAGTGCAACTATTTGTATTTTACTTTAactattttgttgtttttttaaatTAGTTAAATTAGTTATATTAATTTAGTTAGtacttgaaaaaaaaatgatctCAGGATGACGGCAGCATGCGCCATAATACACCCGTCTCCCATGAATTGAAAGTTTCTTTATTCGAAATTAGTTGACTGAGATATATAGAATGTTAATTTCTTGTGCTTCAATGTCGtattttgatttaatttttctaattaatataagttgtaaatttgtaatgaaGATGGAGGATATAGGTAATTTATAAGGCTAGCTAGCCTGCTAGGTATATCAAGAAGTCAACCCCTCAAGTCCTCAAGCGCTCTCCTGTAAAATAGATCGAGGAGATATGATAACGAACATGATCTATTTTaatttgcagaattattctgtATATTACAAATAATTAAAGTTCCCacaatttaaatatttttttgccACCAAGGCAAAATAAAATACAAATGACGAAGGTGATCGATAACCTATTGTGCATGTATCATTACACTTAACCACTAGATACAAGATTTCATTAATGGATTCCGCAATTTTTAAATGTGATTGTTTACCAATCAAACTAAGCGGTAAGTATTTGTCACATCGGTCCATGACAATATGACTTGTATAGTTGATTAGTTGTATACTTGATTGCCAACTTAACTTTGCAACAACACAATTTTGTCATACTatcttgattaaaattaaagtaACTAATAATAGACCAATCGAATTACATACACCTTCATGATTCTTTACGTCGTCTGGTGGTCCTAACTCCTAAATAGCTCAAATGGTTGTATTCTTCAAGTTTAATTAGCGTACGTTGGCTTTAGTTTTATAAATAACCAAGACGTCCATTAAACCATTCTAAACTTACTCAAGATAGTACAACattacaagaaaaaaaaataaaaaaaaatacacacaATGAGGCTCGGATCACTTTCGTCGATGCTCCCCCTTGGGTTCGTCCTAATGACCTTTATTAGTCATTGTTATGGACATGACCTAAGAGTCGGGTTTTACGATGGCAAGTGTGGGGGACAGGACATCGAAAAATTAATTTACGGGATAGTCAAGAAGAAGATCGCTAAGGATCCTGATGTCGTGTCAGATCTTACTCGTCTATTGTTCCATGACTGCTTTGTTAGGGTATTTATGATACCAAATTGAAAATTTCTTAATTTTGCCAGTTTACGTACACCAAGTTCATGCATATATGTACGTACGCTAATTTATTTTTGCATGTGCTAATTGATTAAATTTTATTAGGGTTGTGATGGATCGATTTTGCTGAAGGGAAATCATACTGAGCAAAAAGCACACATAAATAAACATGTTGCTGGAATGGACGACATCGATGATATTAAGAAGGCCGTAGAGAAAGTTTGTCCAGGGGTTGTCTCTTGTACTGATGTCCTTGTTATGGCTGCTAGAGATGCTGGTTTCCTAGTAAGTTAATCACTAATTTAATTTACAAGTCTTGTTCTTATTTCTATGATCGATTGAGAAATTCTTAATGGTAACCTCGTCCTATGGTGTTGTTACGCGTGAAGGCAGGAGGAAAACGGTACGACGTAGAGACGGGAAGACGAGATGGACGTGTGTCTTCAAGCAAAGAAGCAGAAGCAAGCCTTCCTCCTCCTACAATTCCCGTAAATAAAGCCATTCAAATGTTTGCTAAAAATGGACTTAATGAGCGtgaatttgttgttcttttaggTAACATGCATAAAACTCGAGCTTATTATCGTTCAACactaattaagtaattaacCATAGCACAGATTGATAGTCACATACATGCCAATTAGCTTAAGTTAATTACTATTCCTATTCCTGTTGTTTTACCGTTTACAGGTGGACATACTGTTGGAACTGCACACTGCAACTCATTCAAGAATCGTTTGTATAACTTCAACAACACTCAAAAACCAGACCCAACCATAAATTCAGCCCTTCTTCCACTGTTATGTAAAACGTGTCCTCTTCACAGTCAAAGCGAGAATGAGACGTTCCTAGACCATAATCCGACTAGCCATTTCAAGATGGATAATGACTACTACAAGCAAATTGTAGCACACAACGGCACTCTAGAGATTGATCAAAACTTGGCAATAAATCCTTTAACTAGAGGAATTGTGGAGGAGCTAGCTAATAGTCCTGATCAATTTTTGAACGAATTTGGACCTGCGATGGTGAAAATGGCTAGGATCGGAGTCCTTACAGGAGACCGTGGGGAGATTAGAAAAACTTGCGCTTCCGTGAATTAAGAATACGATTACGGGCCTCAATtcaatttagttcattttaCGTTACCTTTGATTTGTTTGCAACAACCTCCGTTTTTATAATTGTAACATGCATGTTTCATTTGCACGTGTCACAAAAAAGAGATAGCATAAGGTAAATGCTCAAATTAATTGAAACTACTTAAACGTAACATCAATAAGAGAGAAAGGTTGGTTTATTGATGTTTTAAGTTATACCAAAGTATTAACTTTCTCGATTAATATTTTCTAATAGAAAACATGTTACgatcacaaaaatagtacggaGGTGgtaattgtaatttttttattttttttttattttttatctttAATTAAAAATGAATTGACGTTGTATTTTCCAACTAGCATTGGACCTTGGAATAAAGTTTCTTCTTACAGAAGAACCAAGTGTTGTACGGTTGTTTATGTGAGATTGCAAGTACAAAGAAAGTTTTTGTTACTGTTTAGGGATCAAAGTGATTCTTCACCGATCTCTATTATTTAATTGTAGTacgtttattaaaaaaaaaaaaaaaataagtttttgttTTCATCTTGTTGTATTCTCCGATTTGTTGTACTTTCCAAGATCAATAAGATAGTATTCTCCAATCTCTCGTAACTTTACAAGATGATCGAATATGTTATGAAGTCGAATCGTTTCCGGCTTACCAATGAGGTATTGACCTAGTACTAAAGAATGGGTGCATGTGTTCGATAGTCTCGATAGGTCATGTACTGTTCAAATTTCCCCTCCCCATTTGTAATGCCCTTAAGACTCATTCGTACACAAGAAAAAGAGCTTCTAATGCATGAGGTTGTGTGGCTCACACACAGCCCACATACCCACGCATTGCATTCCCCAAGTCCCAAACCCGTCCTTACTTAACTAGCCAAGGTGTATGTGCTTGTGACTTGTGTCCACCAAGACTTCTTTCCACTTTCTCAAACAAATAGTATACTAACACCTAAAAATATGTGAACGAGGAAATAATATATATGATATCCTACCAATGTGGGACACTTTCACTATTCACTTTTTTCCATATATATGATATTCTACCAATGTGGGACACTTTTTTCACACTTCCTTTTAACGAAAAGAGGAACCAAGTATCCCACTTGGCCTCTTCcaatttcaagttttcaattatATGTTCCGATTTTGTAAAAGTTGAATTACGAATTATGATCCACTTTCCCCCAAAAAATTACGGAGTAGCTTTCTTCATTTACGTCAACAATATCAAGATTTAAGATTGAACTTCTTGAATtgtatcaaaagaaaaataaacaattCTTCAACAGTTGAATCAGAACCACTCCATTTCGTCATGACTCTACACAAGTACACAACCCATTTGTGTTATGTACACATAAAATTATCAAATCGGAAGGTACATAATTACATATGCTTGAAaaaaattatactccctccgcttTTAAATACGTATCCAGTTTTCATTTATGGCGTTCCCTTTTATGTGTCCACTTTCCGTTTTTGGACATACACCTTTCCCACTTTTTttatacacttttcccacttttccatacacttttcccacttttctatacatcATTATTAccttttcttacacattctacacgaGTAAATAGATCtgcaggtccctaaactttgccaaaaggagcagttaggtccctcaagtttcaaaaggagcatttaggtccctgcgTTTGGATGGAATCcgctgctttttgttttccgtcactaacgtccgttaaaatgcatttaaattaaaaggaaactaaataaaaggcactaaacgacaaaaaaacagttacatataccatttaccaataattaaataaagggaaattcatttcagttacctttttacaaaaatatagccGTTGAGGCTCTCAAAAAACAGAGTATTTAACATTCCATGGCAAATAAAACACTTAAAATTTTTGTAGAACGTGAATTATGAATTTTGTTACAATTTACAATTAGACGTTGCACTTACCGATATGTCCAGTATTTCATGCTCCTGAATCTAATTTATTTATCAAGTTTCGATGTGTGTTCAAGCccgtctaattaattaaataaatgaacataaacgagcttgttcacgagctTGTAACATGAACGAGCATGTTTGTGTTCAGATCATAAACGAGCTTGTAACTGATTTGTTTAATGAGCCTCATTTTGTGTTCTATCTCGTCTCAAAGCTAAGCTCGCTCATCAGAGTATTATTTAACGAAATTCAATTAATGGTCATACTCGTTAGATAAGAGGACGTAAAAGAGCTTCGTCTGAGTAAGGTAATGAaccttaatacggagtatgtgtTCAAACTAGGCACATACACGGAGTATGTATCCACTGTTCTGGAAATTTAAACATTTGTATTAGATACAAGTTGCATTTCAGACGCactatatttaatttggtcttccttggtctactaactactcctaagtatttaatgaggagcattgagatgtgagaaacagcttatcttccattggtcttccttgactatataaacacaagggggttggcttaaagcattacaacaagactatatttaatttggtcttCCTTGGTCTACTAACTACTCCTAAGTATTTAATGAGAAGCATTGAGATGTGAGAAACAGCTTATCTTCCATTGGTCTTCCTTGACTATATAAACACAAGGGGGTTGGCTTAAAGCATTACAACAATATTCATCTCTtatatcttggtttgtattcaaTACTCCATATATATTTCTTCTTCTACTCAACAACccagttttttttcctttcaattCATCACAACACAATGAATATCTTCTTAACCATAGAAGATTTCGTATACAAATATCACCCCCCATatcagaaaataaaaattagtcaTAAAAAAAACACGACCGTAGTTTCTCTGTCTAAGTAGCCCTTCAATGTCATGCTTCCATGACCCCTTGTTGAGTCATTCTCAAAGGGGTTGTGAATGTTGGAGAATCCTGAAAAGCAGATCATCGAATGGTGAGGAAATCATTTTTCGATGAAGTGAAGCTTGGGTTCGACAAAGGCGTGTTGTGAAGGGATCCACCTCGTGGGGCCTCACCTCGAGAGTTCTAGATCATGGCCATCAAACCAAGGCTTCAAGCAGTACATGAAACGAATGGATGGCATGTGAACAGAAGGTACGCGAGGCAGTTGGTCTGTATCCCATCATGTCTGTATCCCGGGCCGAACAAACGTGAGTCGGATCAAATTGTGCATAAATGGTATCCGTTACTCGGTTGGTCTTATGTTATGGTTCAAGTGTATTACCCTTTTGAGGATTGGGTTGGCAACGAGTATTTACTAGCCTTGTACAGTGGGGAAGGACCATTGTCATGTAACTAGATTATCCTTTATTAATATATGTTGTGATTTTGTGTTTAATAAGTTAAgtgtaagaactatttgtaatcaGTTTTGATGAAATGTGTATGGTGAAAAAGCAAATGAAAAGGCTAAGGAACTTGAAAAAGCTAagtcaaaatcaaaagaagctATTTTAAATCATTTATACACATGTAAATtgatttccctttatttaaaatcagttttattattatttaattgaacttAACGGAAAATGTAACGGTGTTAATAAAAATAGCttattccatccattttgagggacctaaatgctccttttgaaacttgagggacttaactgctccttttggcaaagttaagggacctccagacctatttactccattctacacttttcccacttttcaatTACCACCTCcacttttatttatactttatcaataaacaattatctactttttcctttccaaaaaaaaaacattcctaatcattacctcttacacaccattcaattttattaattaccgtgtacatgtccaaagtggacacgtatttaggaccGAAGGGAGTATTGAATTTGTTATTGACAACCTGACACAAATTTTTAGGTGAATCGTCCCACCATCAAATTGATAtagtcttggcctagtggttaagactgagggttGTGTACTGTTGGAAATCCTTGTgagaaatacaaaagaaaatgagtgtgAAACGGAAAATGTGGGTATGTGgaaagtcccacatgggaaaaacaccTACTACATtcattgtttatatttggggacttgagggaaagatttgtttaagaaagcatgagAGTAGCATGGGTTTGTGGGTcgggttattctttttgggCAGAAGTGGTTCTAATTAATTCTGACGGTTAGAAGAATTAATCAACACATTCAATATTGTAACTGCCCACTTATTCCACCCACTAATCATGTAACCACCCACTACTTCCATTATTTATTTTCTAGCCATTTTATGGCGGTTACAGTTTCCAGAaactcttaatatatatttaggatcttttaccaaattaactacttttacaattttatttaccaaaatagcTACTTTTGAATTCTATTTCCCAAGCTAGCTactatttatttaccaaaacgactattttgactttggggcaaaaaaaaaaaacaatgaacCGATTTGAGTTTTTTTAGTAGTGAACCGGTTTGGTTTTTTTTAATAGTGAGCCGGTttggtttgagtttttttttttagaatagtGAAATGATTTTGTTTTTTAGGGACTCTCGTCCGTATATTTTCTTGGGttccttttatttttctatACCTAAGTCGATCATGTTCAATTTTTTCCAATTAACCATCGACATTCATAAACCCTAATGTTTTTCGATTGAAGATtccaataaaaaaattgataaaagtatgtaattttctttctctttgaACATTTAAAGCTTATTATTAATGCAtattatatttaattatattcaATTTTATGGAACTTTGGTTTCATTCTAataagaaatcaaaaatttcttTGGGTTGAGAAAATTTGAGAATTGTATACTTTGATTGAAAGTTAACGTCTATCATAAGAGAGATTTTAGCTTATGAGGTTGTAAGCCCTTAGATAtgtatttttttctttattttctaaaCTTTGGGTTGGTTTATTGTGTAATTAAGACAATAAAACTTAGTTACAGACCGTAGTATTTGTTTATTTTGCCTAAAACTAATAGGCCTTATTATGATATGTGTGCGATTGGATCAATGTTTATGTTTTCACGGTACTTTATTCTAAGTATAATACGAgttattttttctttaaaataaagtaattattctttagtttgtaatttatgttttgggttgattttattTGAGTATACTTTGTCTAAAAGTAGCTATTTTGgtatataaaataaatggcaAAAAGAGGGGAAATAGAATGGATCTTTGTTAAATGCTTTGGTTTGATTTTAGTAGCAAAAAGTACTTGTTTTTTAgtctaaaataataattaaaaaaaaaaaaaccaaaccaAATCAAACCGGTTCACTATTAAAAAAATCCAAACCGGTTCACTActaaaaaaaactcaaaccgtttcattatttatttattttttgtctcaaagtcaaaatagtcgttttggtaaataaataatagctagtttgggaaatagaattcaaaagtagctattttggtaaataaaattgtaaaagtagTCATTTTGGTAAAAGATCCATATATTTACCACTTCCGTTCTTCAAAATATACACACAGAAACTGTTAACTAAATTCCTCTCAATTATCTGATGttctgggcaaatattctggtctccaatcgagtcttgtgagtgcacacaagtcttgatgtcgtgttaaccctggagggcaaccgcaagcgttctactgcaccggggtagcgcggaattgtcttttagagcagtggttcgTCCACGACGCGACAATCGTTCTAATTCGGTCACCTCGTTCATCACGATATTGAGAtaagtttattctaattatattcCAATTAAATTAATGTGGCAACATTATTCTTTTATCGTATTAaatcgcaacaatctaaaagacatTATTAATGTTGCGTATGTTTATGATATCGTTGTTTTTCCGTTCATTCTTAATTGTGCCGATAATACAATCTGTTTGAAGATGGAAGAACTTGTTGCGCCTGCTTCAAATTAGTTTTTGTTTCACATTATATATTCCGCATACAATCTATTCTTGTGGGAGTATATTTCGCCCAATGATAGTGTAATATTATACCCTATATTCTTTTTATGATGTTGTGGTACACACTGATATCTTGCGTTATGggggtttgtttgtttgtttttttttatgcaTAAGAATTGGGAATAAGCCAATTAAAACAGAAAAAACAGAACAGAAGCAAACAACTACTACAGCTATAGCTACGAAGAAAAGCTAAGGAGGAATGGGGGTTTGTTATTGAGGTAGACTAATTCATTTATTGGATGGAGGGTGTGAGAAATTGACCGACAATCCAATGCAATGAAAATTAGCGTACAATCAAATTAGCGACAAAAGTTGTGGGTCGATTGTTGTTTTGGCATTAAGAGAGGTCAATAACACTCTGGGGACAAGGTTAGCTATTggaattattttttattgtgcCGACTGAAATTATGGTAACTAATTTCCAACTTTACTACTACGTATTTAGTTCTAGCGACCAGTTTTATTTTCTGAAATTGATTGAATTAAGGACTGAGTAAACTTGGTGGCTGGGAATCCTCTAATTAGTTAGGTAAAACTCAACTTCACatgttatgttcttttattttttgaaatctTGTTATAGGGGACACTACTTTTATTATTCCCTGATTTGGTGTATTATATGTGTAAGGAGGAAATTTAAGTTTGCGGCTGAGTTCtcaaactactccgtatttgaTAATGGCGATGTGGATTAAGGTGTGCATAGGTGTTATGACTTCAggttcttcaattttttttttccagtcaAATTCTTCGCATGTTACTTGTTTCTTTGGAATAGATGAGTTTTCTG
This sequence is a window from Spinacia oleracea cultivar Varoflay chromosome 1, BTI_SOV_V1, whole genome shotgun sequence. Protein-coding genes within it:
- the LOC110789504 gene encoding peroxidase 60, which codes for MRLGSLSSMLPLGFVLMTFISHCYGHDLRVGFYDGKCGGQDIEKLIYGIVKKKIAKDPDVVSDLTRLLFHDCFVRGCDGSILLKGNHTEQKAHINKHVAGMDDIDDIKKAVEKVCPGVVSCTDVLVMAARDAGFLAGGKRYDVETGRRDGRVSSSKEAEASLPPPTIPVNKAIQMFAKNGLNEREFVVLLGGHTVGTAHCNSFKNRLYNFNNTQKPDPTINSALLPLLCKTCPLHSQSENETFLDHNPTSHFKMDNDYYKQIVAHNGTLEIDQNLAINPLTRGIVEELANSPDQFLNEFGPAMVKMARIGVLTGDRGEIRKTCASVN